The Phycisphaeraceae bacterium genome has a window encoding:
- a CDS encoding menaquinone biosynthesis protein, with protein MVSNTLGAASDPASTDLIPRIGVVSFVNTLPLIDGLEVLANVEWRHSVPSGLIDRLLSREVDLALCSSIDYQRSPEPLVIVPCGILGCDGPTLTVRLYASKPIHTLSRVYCDTDSHTSVVLMRILLREIYGVDPAIIDYDAREHVAGNRPVEWPEAMLLIGDKVVTDSPPAVRYPHQLDLGAAWANLTGLPFIFAAWMARADTPVERYAAAAMALDRQRRANTLRLEWLVQTRAAPRGWPVDLARTYLGEYLSYEWTDPRRAGMEMFFAKAKEHDFIDALRGVEVVDFARRSRHAR; from the coding sequence ATGGTTTCCAACACCCTCGGCGCGGCGAGTGATCCCGCCTCCACAGACCTCATCCCACGCATCGGCGTCGTCAGCTTCGTCAATACGCTGCCGCTCATTGACGGGCTTGAGGTGCTGGCGAATGTCGAGTGGCGCCACTCGGTGCCCAGCGGGTTGATTGACCGGCTGCTTTCGCGCGAGGTCGATCTGGCCCTCTGTTCGTCGATCGATTACCAGCGATCACCGGAGCCGCTGGTGATTGTGCCCTGCGGCATCCTCGGCTGCGACGGCCCGACGCTGACGGTGCGGCTCTACGCCTCGAAGCCCATCCACACGCTCTCACGCGTGTACTGCGACACCGACAGCCACACCTCGGTCGTGCTGATGCGCATCCTGCTGCGCGAAATCTACGGCGTTGATCCGGCCATCATCGACTACGACGCCCGCGAGCACGTGGCGGGCAACAGGCCGGTCGAGTGGCCCGAGGCGATGCTGCTGATCGGCGACAAGGTCGTGACGGATTCGCCGCCCGCGGTGCGCTACCCCCACCAGCTCGACCTCGGGGCAGCGTGGGCCAACCTCACCGGTCTGCCCTTCATCTTCGCCGCCTGGATGGCCCGTGCCGACACGCCGGTGGAGCGGTACGCCGCCGCGGCCATGGCCCTGGACCGTCAGCGACGCGCCAACACCCTGCGGCTCGAGTGGCTAGTGCAGACGCGCGCGGCACCGCGCGGCTGGCCGGTGGACCTTGCTCGCACCTACCTGGGCGAGTACCTGTCGTACGAGTGGACCGATCCGCGTCGCGCCGGCATGGAAATGTTCTTCGCCAAGGCGAAGGAGCATGACTTCATCGACGCCCTCCGCGGGGTTGAGGTCGTTGATTTCGCGCGTCGAAGCCGTCACGCCCGCTGA
- a CDS encoding sugar phosphate isomerase/epimerase, with protein MNRRTFLKTNTLALAATGAATLIPEMAGSLTARRRSSRAIKLAVKFGMVAGPGSVREKFSLLKELGYDGVELDAPSNLDKNEVREAIESTGLPVHGVVDSVHWSKPFSHPDPAVRAEGVKALEIALQDCRAYGGDTVLVVPAVVNKQVSYADAYERSQREIRRVLPLAKELGIRIAFENVWNKFLLSPLEAARYVDEFEHPDVVGWYFDVGNIVTDGWPEHWVRILGRRIFKLDIKEFSRKKRDEEGLWKGFNVEIGEGDCDWPAVTAALDEIGYSGWATAEVGGGGRERLADILSRMRRVLHGA; from the coding sequence ATGAACCGACGAACATTCCTGAAGACGAACACCCTGGCGCTGGCGGCGACCGGCGCGGCGACGCTGATCCCGGAGATGGCCGGATCGCTGACGGCGCGCAGGCGATCATCCCGGGCCATCAAGCTGGCCGTCAAGTTCGGAATGGTCGCCGGGCCGGGAAGCGTGCGAGAGAAGTTCTCGCTGCTGAAGGAGCTGGGGTACGACGGCGTCGAGCTCGACGCGCCATCCAACCTCGACAAGAACGAAGTGCGCGAGGCGATCGAATCGACTGGCCTGCCGGTGCATGGCGTGGTCGATTCCGTCCACTGGTCCAAGCCCTTCTCGCACCCTGATCCGGCGGTGCGTGCCGAGGGCGTCAAGGCGCTGGAGATCGCCCTTCAGGATTGCCGGGCCTACGGCGGCGACACGGTTCTCGTCGTTCCGGCGGTGGTGAACAAGCAGGTCTCCTACGCCGACGCCTACGAGCGGTCGCAGCGGGAGATCCGCCGGGTGCTGCCGCTGGCCAAGGAACTGGGGATCCGCATCGCCTTCGAGAACGTGTGGAACAAGTTCCTGCTCAGCCCGCTGGAGGCCGCTCGCTACGTGGACGAGTTCGAGCACCCGGACGTGGTGGGCTGGTACTTCGACGTGGGCAACATCGTCACCGACGGCTGGCCGGAGCACTGGGTGAGGATTCTCGGCAGACGCATCTTCAAGCTGGATATCAAGGAGTTCAGCCGCAAGAAGCGCGACGAGGAGGGGCTGTGGAAGGGGTTCAACGTCGAGATCGGCGAGGGCGACTGCGACTGGCCGGCAGTCACCGCCGCGCTGGACGAGATCGGCTACTCCGGCTGGGCCACCGCTGAAGTGGGCGGCGGGGGGCGAGAGCGGCTGGCGGACATCCTGTCGCGCATGCGGCGCGTGCTTCACGGCGCGTAG
- a CDS encoding twin-arginine translocase TatA/TatE family subunit — translation MFTEPAISTILAFGLPGGSEWIILLVLGLIIFGRRLPEVGRSLGKSIVEFKRGIKGIEDEIETESSAPKSPPRQIASDDRAPMGAAKVERTTEASQH, via the coding sequence ATGTTCACCGAACCCGCCATTTCCACCATTCTCGCCTTCGGCCTGCCGGGCGGCAGTGAGTGGATCATCCTGCTGGTGCTGGGGCTGATCATCTTCGGTCGCCGCCTTCCGGAGGTCGGACGCAGTCTCGGCAAGAGCATCGTGGAGTTCAAGCGGGGCATCAAGGGCATCGAGGACGAGATCGAGACGGAGTCCTCCGCGCCCAAGTCCCCCCCCCGACAGATCGCGTCGGACGATCGCGCCCCCATGGGCGCCGCCAAGGTGGAGCGCACCACCGAGGCGTCACAGCATTGA
- a CDS encoding SGNH/GDSL hydrolase family protein has translation MPNARVLLLGDFIRLSYQPLLASELAKHGDVEVDVLGPVSSTGSSADLAETIDRLLDEFKPDVVHFNAGLDDVRWFRAEQRHAVPIGEYELNLQRVVDACKGRLGNDVIFALTTPVIDRLQCDQPGTSFDRSNRDIEEYNIAATQIMLADNVLINHLDRAIAERDDEYLAPDGVSLTEAGRHRAAAAVASCITTMLR, from the coding sequence ATGCCGAACGCGCGCGTGCTGCTGCTGGGCGATTTCATCCGACTGTCCTACCAGCCCCTGCTGGCCTCGGAGCTGGCCAAGCACGGAGACGTGGAGGTGGATGTGCTCGGACCGGTCAGCAGCACCGGAAGCAGCGCGGATCTGGCGGAGACCATCGACCGCCTGCTCGACGAGTTCAAGCCGGACGTGGTTCATTTCAACGCCGGACTGGACGACGTGCGATGGTTCCGCGCCGAACAGCGCCATGCGGTGCCCATCGGCGAGTATGAACTGAACCTGCAGCGCGTCGTGGATGCGTGCAAGGGGCGTCTTGGAAATGACGTGATCTTCGCGCTGACCACGCCGGTCATCGATCGGCTGCAGTGCGACCAGCCGGGCACATCCTTCGACCGGTCCAACCGCGACATCGAGGAGTACAACATCGCCGCCACGCAGATCATGCTGGCCGATAATGTGCTCATCAATCACCTGGATCGGGCCATCGCGGAGCGGGACGATGAGTACCTGGCTCCGGACGGCGTCTCCCTGACCGAGGCCGGGCGGCACCGGGCCGCCGCCGCGGTCGCTTCCTGCATCACCACCATGCTGCGGTGA
- a CDS encoding MltA domain-containing protein: protein MTARRIAHALLLASSGLLAACQNTPEVTKPDYSRQLRPGESALRLITDPARMPDLAGAYDRSRNEADLMLQAIDQSITWFNAPSSRQFFPFSTAGRSITHEQARASVHAFRQAYESAGGGREFAAEIRARFDVYESVGYNGEGIVLYTGYYAPIFDASRTPSATYRCPLYKRPADLATDPVTGEPRGRSMPDGSTAPYPTRREIESSGMLAGTELVWLKDELDAYIVQVNGSAKLRLDDGSIMYVGYAGKTDRPYTGLGRMMVDEGLIPPDQLSLTAIKAYFRKDPARVKSLIQRNESYVFFTEYPDSNWPAGSLGVRVTERATLATDKKIYPRGGVVLVDTQAVTLSQAKRRFFQFMMDQDTGGAIQAPGRADIFMGTGETAEVLAGGQYAEGRLYYFFLKPGESLAGP, encoded by the coding sequence ATGACGGCCCGTCGGATCGCCCATGCCCTGTTGCTCGCCTCGTCCGGCCTGCTGGCCGCGTGTCAGAACACGCCTGAAGTCACGAAGCCGGATTACTCACGCCAGCTGCGCCCTGGCGAATCGGCCCTGCGGCTCATCACCGACCCCGCCCGCATGCCCGATCTGGCCGGGGCCTATGACCGCAGCCGCAACGAAGCCGACCTGATGCTGCAGGCCATCGATCAGAGCATCACTTGGTTCAACGCCCCGTCGAGTCGCCAGTTCTTCCCCTTCAGCACAGCGGGCCGGTCGATCACCCACGAACAGGCCCGGGCCAGCGTTCACGCCTTCCGGCAGGCGTACGAGAGCGCGGGCGGCGGCCGCGAGTTTGCGGCGGAAATCAGGGCCCGCTTCGACGTGTACGAAAGCGTCGGCTACAACGGCGAGGGCATCGTGCTCTACACCGGGTACTACGCGCCGATCTTCGACGCCAGCCGCACGCCCAGCGCCACGTATCGATGCCCGTTGTACAAGCGTCCCGCCGACCTGGCGACGGACCCCGTGACCGGCGAGCCGCGCGGGCGCTCCATGCCCGACGGATCCACCGCGCCCTATCCCACCCGGCGGGAGATCGAATCATCCGGCATGCTGGCGGGGACGGAGCTGGTCTGGCTGAAGGATGAACTGGACGCCTACATCGTGCAGGTGAACGGCTCGGCCAAGTTGCGCTTGGATGACGGCTCCATCATGTACGTGGGCTACGCGGGGAAGACCGACCGACCCTATACCGGGCTGGGCCGGATGATGGTGGACGAGGGGCTGATCCCGCCGGATCAACTCTCGCTGACGGCCATCAAGGCGTACTTCCGCAAGGATCCGGCCAGGGTGAAGTCGCTGATTCAGCGGAATGAGTCGTACGTGTTCTTCACCGAGTATCCGGACTCCAACTGGCCGGCGGGATCGCTGGGTGTGCGCGTCACCGAGCGGGCCACCCTGGCCACGGACAAGAAGATTTATCCCCGAGGCGGGGTGGTGCTGGTGGATACGCAGGCGGTCACGCTCAGCCAGGCCAAGCGGCGATTCTTCCAGTTCATGATGGACCAGGACACGGGCGGCGCCATTCAGGCCCCGGGACGGGCGGACATCTTCATGGGCACGGGCGAAACCGCCGAAGTCCTCGCGGGCGGGCAGTACGCCGAGGGGCGCCTGTACTACTTCTTCCTCAAGCCCGGCGAATCGCTCGCCGGACCGTGA
- a CDS encoding redoxin domain-containing protein produces MARSSSLLILIGALGATTAAGQDGPGAYKEAPSIAVDHRLHRVGELAPDLPFTSIAGEATSLARYAEGRPLVIAIRDVGCPLSKKYGPRLAEIEQALGDKDVRFLYVNPSEIDTVEQMRAEKAAYGFQGAYVADREGTIARTLGCDRTTDVFLLDGSRTLMYRGAIDDQYGIGFQHEAPRHTYLLRAIDAVLANRTPDVRATTAPGCAVDWSGRDVQPVEPAITYHSRISRIMQQHCQSCHREDGVAPFALETYQQVRARRGAIRQSIETGVMPPWHAGEGSRAFLNDRSLSARDRDALFRWIEDGCLEGDPSDAPRPLVWTEGWEIGEPHAVVTIPDPVSVPAQGAMGYRYQYVKTDFPEDRWIRAMEIRPTHPEVVHHVLVFIEEPPREGETRREIQARWQGGLQGYFAGLVPGQATTMYPEGTAKRLPAGAWLKFQLHYTPNGRAVEDRTQIGFIFADTAPEREMHTSAAMTTRLDIPPGASNHEVKATTTFSRPAVIQSFAPHMHVRGKAYRYELTWPDGTSEVVLDIPRYDFNWQTRYVLREPIRVPAGTKLTCTAWYDNSDGNPANPNPKARVRFGEQTWDEMMIGYFEYWRDE; encoded by the coding sequence ATGGCACGATCGTCGAGTCTTCTCATCCTGATCGGCGCGCTCGGCGCGACAACCGCCGCTGGACAGGACGGTCCCGGCGCGTACAAGGAAGCGCCCTCGATCGCGGTGGATCATCGACTGCACCGGGTTGGCGAACTGGCGCCCGATCTGCCGTTCACATCGATCGCGGGCGAGGCGACCTCTCTCGCCCGATACGCCGAAGGCCGGCCGCTGGTCATCGCCATCCGCGACGTGGGCTGCCCGCTTTCAAAAAAGTACGGCCCACGCCTGGCGGAGATCGAGCAGGCGCTCGGCGACAAGGACGTTCGGTTTCTCTACGTCAATCCCAGCGAAATCGACACCGTCGAACAGATGCGAGCGGAGAAGGCGGCGTACGGCTTCCAGGGCGCCTACGTGGCCGACCGTGAAGGAACCATCGCGCGCACGCTGGGATGCGACCGCACGACGGATGTGTTCCTGCTCGACGGATCGCGCACGCTGATGTACCGTGGCGCGATCGACGATCAGTACGGCATCGGCTTCCAGCACGAAGCGCCCCGGCACACCTATCTGCTCAGAGCGATCGACGCGGTGCTGGCCAATCGGACGCCGGACGTGCGCGCCACCACCGCACCCGGCTGCGCCGTCGATTGGTCGGGTCGTGACGTTCAGCCCGTGGAACCGGCCATCACCTACCACAGCCGCATCAGTCGGATCATGCAGCAGCACTGCCAGTCCTGCCACCGGGAGGACGGCGTGGCCCCCTTCGCACTGGAGACATACCAGCAGGTGCGCGCCCGTCGCGGGGCGATCCGCCAGTCGATCGAGACGGGCGTGATGCCGCCCTGGCATGCGGGGGAGGGGTCGCGGGCGTTCCTGAATGATCGTTCGCTATCTGCACGCGACCGGGACGCGCTCTTCCGCTGGATCGAGGATGGGTGCCTCGAAGGCGACCCGTCAGACGCCCCGCGTCCGCTGGTGTGGACGGAAGGGTGGGAGATCGGCGAGCCGCACGCGGTCGTGACCATTCCAGACCCCGTCAGCGTGCCCGCCCAGGGTGCGATGGGGTATCGCTACCAGTATGTGAAGACGGATTTCCCCGAGGATCGGTGGATCAGGGCGATGGAAATCCGCCCCACGCACCCGGAGGTGGTGCATCACGTGCTGGTGTTCATCGAGGAGCCGCCGCGCGAGGGCGAAACGCGGCGCGAGATTCAGGCCCGCTGGCAGGGCGGGCTGCAGGGTTACTTCGCCGGGCTGGTGCCGGGGCAGGCCACGACCATGTACCCCGAGGGCACCGCCAAGCGCCTGCCCGCGGGTGCGTGGCTGAAGTTCCAGCTGCACTACACACCCAACGGGCGAGCCGTTGAGGACCGAACCCAGATCGGCTTCATCTTCGCCGACACCGCGCCAGAGCGCGAGATGCACACCTCCGCCGCGATGACCACGCGGCTGGACATCCCGCCGGGCGCGTCGAACCACGAAGTGAAGGCCACGACCACGTTCAGCCGCCCGGCGGTGATCCAGTCCTTCGCGCCGCACATGCACGTGCGTGGCAAGGCATACCGCTACGAACTCACGTGGCCGGACGGCACGAGCGAAGTGGTGCTGGACATCCCCCGCTACGACTTCAACTGGCAGACGCGATACGTGCTGCGCGAGCCGATCCGCGTCCCAGCGGGCACGAAGCTGACCTGCACCGCCTGGTACGACAATAGTGACGGAAACCCCGCCAACCCGAATCCCAAGGCCCGTGTCCGCTTCGGGGAGCAGACCTGGGACGAAATGATGATCGGGTACTTCGAGTACTGGCGTGACGAGTGA